One region of Hymenobacter sediminicola genomic DNA includes:
- a CDS encoding ABC transporter permease, producing MTKIAIISIAMGVAVMIVSFAILEGFRNEIQSKIFSFGAHLQISKYDTNNSLEVEPIGGPRLVQDLHRFPQVQTIQPFARKTAIIKTKEEVLGVVLKGISEEDGRSPMRENLLTGKFLSFPDSTASNDILLSRKVADKLRLKVGDDALFYFIQNPPRVRKFTVKGIYQTGLDEFDEVYVIGDIRQIRELNAWPDSLVGGVEVVLKDFNRLDPVAENLYENLRYDLKLDKITDQYAQLFDWLQLLNRNVIIFLILIIFVATFNMVATIFIMILERTNMIGVLKAIGATDRQIRSMFFFRGLSLTLRGMLFGNLVGLGFCALQYYTHLIPLDPENYYMDRVPIFWDPNIIIILNAAVFATSLLAVLIPTYLISRIKPVTAIKFD from the coding sequence GTGACAAAGATAGCCATCATCAGCATTGCCATGGGCGTTGCCGTGATGATTGTGTCCTTTGCTATCCTCGAAGGATTTCGCAACGAAATCCAGAGTAAGATATTCTCTTTTGGCGCGCATTTGCAGATAAGCAAGTATGACACCAACAACTCACTGGAAGTAGAGCCGATTGGTGGGCCACGCCTTGTGCAGGACCTGCACCGCTTCCCGCAGGTGCAGACTATTCAGCCCTTCGCTCGCAAAACGGCCATCATCAAAACCAAAGAAGAAGTGCTGGGCGTCGTACTCAAAGGCATTTCGGAGGAGGATGGCCGCTCACCGATGCGCGAGAACCTGCTGACCGGCAAGTTTCTGAGCTTCCCTGATTCTACGGCCAGCAACGATATTCTGCTCTCGCGCAAAGTGGCCGATAAGCTGCGGCTCAAAGTCGGCGACGATGCGCTGTTCTACTTCATTCAGAACCCGCCGCGGGTGCGCAAGTTCACGGTGAAAGGTATCTACCAGACCGGACTGGACGAGTTTGACGAGGTGTACGTAATCGGCGACATCCGCCAGATTCGGGAGCTGAATGCCTGGCCCGACTCGCTGGTGGGTGGGGTGGAGGTAGTGCTCAAGGACTTCAATCGCTTGGATCCGGTGGCGGAAAACCTCTACGAAAACCTGCGCTACGACCTGAAGCTGGACAAGATAACAGACCAGTATGCCCAGCTCTTCGACTGGTTGCAGTTGCTCAACCGCAATGTTATCATCTTTCTGATCCTGATCATATTCGTTGCCACCTTCAACATGGTGGCTACTATCTTCATCATGATTCTGGAGCGCACCAATATGATTGGGGTGCTGAAGGCCATTGGCGCTACCGACCGCCAAATCCGGAGCATGTTCTTTTTCCGGGGCCTGAGCCTGACGTTGCGCGGCATGCTGTTCGGCAACTTGGTGGGGCTGGGTTTCTGTGCCCTGCAGTACTACACCCACCTCATTCCTCTCGATCCGGAGAACTACTACATGGACCGGGTGCCGATTTTCTGGGACCCTAATATTATCATCATTCTCAATGCAGCCGTATTTGCCACCTCGCTGCTGGCAGTACTGATTCCGACCTACCTGATTTCGCGCATCAAGCCCGTTACAGCCATCAAGTTCGACTAA
- a CDS encoding exo-beta-N-acetylmuramidase NamZ family protein produces MPLANLSSLLSTTLLLANCSATPPAQSAATSSGAAPSATVVSPPQVLTEPAPAATPLQVGAQQFGRYLPQLKGKRVGLVVNQTALVGRAFLVDTLLAQGVPVKVIFGPEHGFRGEAADGATIKDGKDARSGLPVRSLYGATKKPTPEMLADVDVLVFDIQDVGVRFYTFISTMHYVMEAAAEQGKEVIILDRPNPNGWYVDGPVLEPQHKSFVGMHAIPVVHGLTVGELAQMINGEKWLAGGKQCKLTVVPVAGYTHATRYELPVRPSPNLPNAHSVILYPTICLFEGTDVSVGRGTDMPFEVIGAPTQPTARPFRFTPKPNTGSPTPPQNGKLCYGLDLRQTGNDVGFTVKYLLDFYQQSTAKDKFFGKYFEQLTGTSTVRQMVIVGKTEKEIRQSWEPALAQYKAMRKKYLLYPEQ; encoded by the coding sequence ATGCCTCTAGCCAATCTTTCCAGCCTGCTGAGTACCACTTTGTTGCTCGCCAACTGCAGCGCCACCCCACCTGCCCAATCGGCCGCCACCTCATCTGGTGCGGCTCCCTCAGCCACAGTGGTTTCGCCGCCGCAGGTGCTCACTGAGCCCGCTCCGGCCGCCACGCCGCTTCAGGTAGGGGCCCAACAGTTCGGTCGCTACCTGCCCCAGTTGAAAGGCAAGCGCGTAGGACTGGTAGTGAACCAGACCGCGCTGGTTGGCCGGGCTTTTCTGGTCGATACGCTGCTGGCACAGGGTGTGCCCGTGAAGGTGATATTCGGGCCGGAGCACGGTTTCCGGGGCGAAGCCGCCGATGGGGCCACGATTAAAGACGGCAAAGACGCCCGTAGCGGCCTGCCGGTGCGCAGCCTCTACGGCGCCACCAAAAAGCCTACCCCAGAAATGCTGGCCGATGTAGACGTGCTGGTTTTCGATATTCAGGATGTGGGCGTTCGGTTTTATACTTTCATCAGCACCATGCATTATGTGATGGAGGCCGCCGCCGAACAGGGCAAGGAAGTCATCATTCTGGACCGTCCTAACCCCAATGGCTGGTACGTAGACGGGCCCGTGCTGGAACCGCAGCACAAGTCGTTTGTGGGCATGCACGCTATTCCGGTGGTGCACGGCCTCACGGTAGGCGAGCTGGCCCAAATGATAAACGGCGAGAAATGGCTGGCCGGCGGCAAGCAGTGCAAGCTCACGGTAGTACCTGTGGCGGGCTACACGCACGCTACCCGCTACGAACTACCGGTTCGTCCTTCGCCCAACTTGCCCAACGCCCATTCGGTAATTCTCTACCCCACCATCTGCCTGTTTGAGGGTACGGACGTGAGCGTAGGCCGCGGCACCGATATGCCGTTTGAGGTAATCGGCGCGCCTACACAACCGACTGCGCGGCCGTTTCGCTTCACGCCCAAGCCCAATACCGGCTCGCCCACACCGCCCCAGAACGGCAAGCTATGCTACGGCCTCGACCTGCGCCAGACCGGCAACGACGTGGGTTTCACGGTGAAGTATCTGCTGGATTTCTACCAGCAAAGCACCGCCAAGGACAAGTTTTTCGGTAAATACTTCGAGCAGCTGACCGGCACGTCTACTGTGCGCCAGATGGTTATTGTGGGCAAGACGGAAAAGGAAATCCGGCAGAGTTGGGAGCCGGCGCTAGCCCAGTACAAGGCCATGCGCAAGAAGTACCTGCTGTATCCTGAGCAATAG
- a CDS encoding peptidoglycan DD-metalloendopeptidase family protein — translation MLSDLLERHQHEFGPVLPVDLNAPDVTRLDFTAANPLIRDADLRDTTAFEALVAQLLANKEAHIGVGGYLENRVIYRRSPGLFGDPAVPARSLHLGVDVWLRAGTPVLAPLDATVHSVQDNDNFGDYGPTVILQHQLEGDTFYTLYGHLSRRETALLRPGMVIEKGQTFTEVGPAPENGDWPPHLHFQVIADMLGLSGDFPGVALPEEQEKWAAICPNPNLILQSQWL, via the coding sequence ATGCTCTCCGACCTGCTTGAACGCCATCAGCACGAATTTGGCCCGGTGCTGCCCGTCGACTTAAATGCGCCGGATGTAACCCGTCTCGATTTTACGGCCGCCAATCCTCTCATCCGCGACGCTGACCTGCGCGACACAACCGCTTTCGAAGCACTGGTAGCCCAGTTGTTGGCCAACAAGGAGGCACACATCGGCGTGGGCGGCTACCTTGAAAACCGGGTTATTTATCGCCGCAGCCCCGGCCTGTTCGGCGACCCGGCCGTGCCGGCCCGCTCCCTGCACCTCGGCGTAGATGTATGGCTACGGGCTGGCACGCCAGTGCTGGCCCCGTTGGATGCTACCGTGCACAGTGTACAGGACAACGACAACTTCGGCGACTACGGCCCGACTGTTATTCTGCAGCACCAGTTGGAAGGCGACACGTTCTATACGCTGTACGGCCACCTGAGCCGCCGCGAAACTGCGCTGCTGCGGCCTGGCATGGTTATCGAGAAAGGCCAGACATTCACGGAAGTGGGCCCAGCCCCCGAGAATGGTGACTGGCCACCGCATCTGCACTTTCAGGTAATAGCTGATATGCTAGGCCTGAGCGGCGACTTTCCCGGCGTAGCGCTGCCGGAAGAGCAGGAGAAATGGGCGGCGATTTGCCCCAACCCTAACCTGATTCTGCAGAGCCAATGGCTATAG
- a CDS encoding M3 family oligoendopeptidase: MTTNSLDLQVASATDTQRPPRHYLPEDFSVTDWTTLEPFFIELRDRSIASGPELERWLLDRSELESVLSEDLAWRYIRMTCDTQDEQRSTAFQFFVSEIEPNVAPYDHALNEKMMASEFLPELDQEKYRVFLRSVRQALEIYRAENIPLKTDISTKQQQYAAIAGAMTVTLDGEEMTLPRAADRLKNTDRAVREEAYRAIQARRLRDAEPLDSLYTELIGLRHQMALNADFPNFRDYMFAALGRFDYTPQDCRNFHQAIRETVVPLIDDLDLERRQDLALAELRPWDLDVDVSGKAPMRPFETGEELLEKTIDVFQRLDPYLGDCLRTMRQMGHLDLESRKGKAPGGYNYPLDETGVPFIFMNATSSLRDVVTMLHEGGHAVHSFLTRNLPLGADKHPPSEVAELASMSMELMSMDHWDVFFTDADELRRAKKTHLESVLETFPWVATIDKFQHWVYENPEHTEEQRHQQWQQVFDEFNQRTVSWKGLEGFKPYLWQKQLHLYEVPFYYIEYAMAQLGAIAVWRNYRQNPQEGLAAYKRALALGYTAPIGDIYAAAGIRFDFSTSYLRTLADFVRDEMAKL; this comes from the coding sequence ATGACAACTAATTCCCTCGATCTGCAGGTGGCTTCCGCTACCGATACGCAGCGCCCGCCCCGGCACTATTTGCCCGAAGATTTTAGTGTAACGGACTGGACAACTCTGGAGCCCTTCTTCATTGAGCTGCGCGACCGGTCTATTGCCTCCGGTCCGGAACTGGAGCGCTGGCTGCTCGACCGTTCGGAATTGGAATCGGTGCTGAGCGAGGACCTCGCCTGGCGCTATATCCGCATGACCTGCGACACACAGGACGAGCAGCGGAGCACGGCATTTCAGTTTTTTGTCAGCGAGATTGAGCCCAACGTAGCCCCCTACGACCACGCGCTGAACGAGAAAATGATGGCGTCGGAGTTTTTGCCGGAGCTGGACCAGGAGAAGTACCGCGTGTTTCTGCGCTCGGTGCGGCAGGCGCTGGAAATCTACCGGGCCGAAAATATTCCGCTCAAAACCGACATCAGCACCAAGCAGCAGCAATATGCTGCTATTGCTGGCGCCATGACCGTGACTTTGGATGGCGAGGAAATGACGCTGCCCCGCGCTGCCGACCGTCTCAAAAACACCGACCGCGCCGTGCGGGAAGAGGCCTACCGCGCCATTCAGGCCCGCCGCCTCCGCGACGCCGAGCCGCTGGACTCGCTCTACACCGAGCTGATTGGCCTACGCCACCAAATGGCATTGAATGCTGATTTTCCCAACTTCCGCGACTATATGTTTGCGGCGCTGGGCCGCTTCGACTATACCCCGCAGGACTGCCGCAATTTCCACCAGGCCATCCGCGAAACCGTCGTGCCGCTGATTGATGACCTAGACCTAGAGCGCCGCCAAGACTTGGCGCTAGCAGAGCTGCGCCCTTGGGACCTGGATGTAGATGTGAGCGGCAAAGCACCCATGCGGCCGTTTGAAACAGGGGAGGAGTTGCTGGAGAAAACCATCGACGTGTTTCAGCGCCTCGACCCGTACCTCGGCGACTGCCTGCGCACCATGCGCCAGATGGGCCACCTCGATTTGGAAAGCCGCAAGGGCAAAGCGCCCGGTGGCTACAACTACCCGCTCGATGAAACCGGCGTGCCGTTCATCTTCATGAATGCCACCAGCTCCCTGCGCGACGTAGTGACGATGCTGCACGAGGGCGGCCACGCCGTGCATTCTTTTCTGACCCGCAACCTGCCGCTGGGTGCCGACAAGCACCCGCCATCTGAGGTAGCCGAGCTGGCGTCCATGAGCATGGAGTTGATGAGCATGGACCATTGGGACGTGTTTTTTACGGACGCTGACGAGTTGCGCCGCGCTAAGAAAACTCACCTTGAAAGCGTGCTGGAAACCTTCCCCTGGGTAGCCACCATCGACAAGTTCCAGCACTGGGTATACGAAAATCCGGAACACACCGAGGAGCAGCGCCACCAGCAGTGGCAACAGGTCTTCGACGAGTTCAACCAACGGACCGTGAGCTGGAAAGGGCTGGAAGGCTTCAAGCCGTATTTGTGGCAGAAGCAGTTGCACCTCTACGAGGTGCCCTTCTACTACATTGAGTATGCTATGGCGCAGCTTGGGGCCATTGCCGTGTGGCGCAACTACCGCCAGAATCCGCAGGAAGGCCTCGCCGCGTATAAGCGCGCATTGGCACTGGGCTACACCGCACCCATCGGCGACATCTACGCCGCTGCCGGCATCCGCTTCGATTTCAGTACCAGCTACCTGCGTACCCTCGCCGACTTCGTGCGCGACGAAATGGCAAAGCTCTAG
- a CDS encoding ferredoxin--NADP reductase — protein MSSPYLTLTVVALTQETPDAVTIHLEAPGRQTIASAPGQFLTLILPCGPGGKKERRAYSLSSTPGEAPRLSVTVKRVTGGLVSNYLLDTVRVGQQLEAMAPLGNFTLSTNPGTARSLVLVGAGSGITPLMSMLKAALRDEPRSQVLLVYGNRNEESVIFAEQLRQLEAQSGGRLQIEHVYSQPTGPVAAHQHTGRLNRTMLLRILEQRHQMPPAQAEYFLCGPDGMMAEAKSALELLGVPESRIRRESFVAAADTQEAAAAQPNGHGDVSDADDDGQIVTRTVTVNYEGTEYQFEVKPSQTILEAALDLDIDLPYSCQAGLCTACRGKCLSGKVHLDEREGLSDSEMKQGYVLVCVGHPLTRDVVIEID, from the coding sequence ATGAGCAGCCCATACCTTACGCTTACTGTCGTGGCCCTCACCCAGGAAACCCCCGACGCCGTTACGATTCATCTGGAAGCTCCCGGCCGCCAGACCATTGCCAGTGCCCCGGGCCAGTTCCTGACCCTGATTTTACCCTGCGGACCCGGCGGCAAAAAAGAGCGTCGCGCCTACTCGCTCAGCAGCACGCCCGGCGAAGCGCCGCGCCTGTCGGTTACGGTGAAACGTGTTACGGGTGGCTTGGTGAGCAACTATCTGCTTGATACAGTACGCGTAGGGCAGCAGTTGGAGGCCATGGCCCCGCTCGGCAATTTCACGCTCAGCACCAACCCTGGTACAGCTCGCTCCCTGGTGCTGGTCGGTGCTGGTTCGGGCATCACCCCGCTGATGAGCATGCTAAAGGCCGCGCTGCGTGACGAGCCCCGTAGCCAAGTGCTGCTCGTGTATGGCAACCGCAACGAGGAATCAGTGATTTTTGCTGAGCAGCTTCGGCAGCTGGAAGCGCAAAGCGGCGGCCGCCTGCAGATAGAACATGTCTATAGCCAGCCCACCGGCCCGGTAGCCGCCCACCAGCATACCGGCCGCCTCAACCGTACCATGCTGCTGCGTATTCTGGAGCAACGCCACCAGATGCCGCCTGCCCAAGCCGAATACTTCCTGTGCGGCCCCGATGGCATGATGGCCGAAGCCAAATCGGCGCTGGAGTTGCTGGGAGTGCCCGAAAGCCGCATCCGTCGCGAGAGTTTTGTGGCTGCCGCCGATACGCAGGAAGCCGCTGCCGCCCAGCCCAACGGCCATGGCGACGTGTCGGACGCCGACGATGATGGCCAGATTGTAACGCGCACGGTAACCGTTAACTACGAAGGCACGGAGTACCAGTTTGAGGTGAAACCCAGCCAAACCATTCTGGAAGCCGCCCTCGACCTAGACATTGACCTGCCGTACTCGTGCCAGGCCGGCCTGTGCACCGCCTGCCGTGGCAAGTGCCTCTCGGGCAAAGTCCATCTGGATGAGCGGGAAGGCCTTTCCGACTCGGAAATGAAGCAGGGCTACGTACTGGTGTGTGTGGGCCATCCGCTGACCCGCGACGTCGTTATCGAAATTGACTAA